A segment of the Methanothermococcus thermolithotrophicus DSM 2095 genome:
TGCGACTTGATAGTTGGTTTTATTTTTTAAAATAAAGAACATGCAGTTGCATAAACAAAAAAATAAACATAAATTATAAGGAAAATATGATAAAACTAACTATGATACCTAAACTAAGCTGAATCGTAATAAATTCTAACATCTAAATATGTAAAATAATCATAAAACATGGTCGGTTCGAGACCGCCTATTTATCCTTAAAATCAGAATTAAAAAACATATAAACTATAAAATAAAAAAATAAAAATAATTACCAAGGATAGCATTAAAAAATAAAAAAATTTAGGCAACTCTAACCATTCCAAAACCCATTGAGTTTTTCTCTCCAAAACCACATTCATAACCGAATTTTATTAAATCATAATCTCCATCGACCTTAAAAACCATTTCAGAACATCTGCAAAAGGTATTTTTGATTTTCATTCTTTTTGAATTATATTTCAAAACTTCAAAGTTAAAATCTAAATCACATTCTTTGCTGTAAAATGATTCATATTTTTTCTTTAAATTGTTTTTGAAGTTCTCATAAAATTTTGAATTGTTTGGCAATAAATCATATATCTTTTTTGCCCCATCTTTTTCAATTATGGTTTTTAGATAAATTGGCGAAACTGTCTTTAAAGTATCAAAGCTTTCAGGGATTTTTTCAATTGCTAAATTGTTTGGTATTAATTCAATGCCATTAATATTCATAATCTCACAATCAAGTATTCCACTTACAAAATTTTGTAAAAACTCATCATTTGGCGAAGAAACATGTAAAAATACACGTCCATCCAATGAAACAATACCTCTTTCTTTTATTATCCTTCTTTTGGGGATATTCAGCAGAGAAAATGTGAAAAACTTATATTTAGTATATTCATGTAGTTTTTTAGCATATCTTTCGTCTGCTTTATTTAATACATTGTATATGGCAGAAGCAAGCGTGTATTGATGATTAAATGGAATTATCGTATTTTTCTCAGTTCTAAATTCTAATTTTGCCCTCATAAAACATCCTCCCCTAAGTTTTTCTCAATACCTAGTACATTTCTAT
Coding sequences within it:
- the cas6 gene encoding CRISPR-associated endoribonuclease Cas6, with the translated sequence MRAKLEFRTEKNTIIPFNHQYTLASAIYNVLNKADERYAKKLHEYTKYKFFTFSLLNIPKRRIIKERGIVSLDGRVFLHVSSPNDEFLQNFVSGILDCEIMNINGIELIPNNLAIEKIPESFDTLKTVSPIYLKTIIEKDGAKKIYDLLPNNSKFYENFKNNLKKKYESFYSKECDLDFNFEVLKYNSKRMKIKNTFCRCSEMVFKVDGDYDLIKFGYECGFGEKNSMGFGMVRVA